One window of the Salvia miltiorrhiza cultivar Shanhuang (shh) chromosome 6, IMPLAD_Smil_shh, whole genome shotgun sequence genome contains the following:
- the LOC130988338 gene encoding uncharacterized protein LOC130988338, with the protein MPKDRRERSLSMDRSTLSPFPCSSGCPKHFLPINPLEDEKNMKEWEEARCPVCMEHPHNAILLICSSHDKGCRPFMCDTSYRHSNCFDQFRKSFNDSSAGVLRDRDVQDLTSPLLSAPPLSEGAMPELEGERYLDGSLSMLAEPSDKPVKPELLCPLCRGQINGWTVVDSARYFMNAKARSCACETCDFSGTYKDLRKHARAVHPLVRPTDADPERQDNWRRLERQRDLGDLLSTLQSSIGEERSSESTLTVDEGGWLTVFFLVRFIRPGNSSTRSSTSRARAQVAVRRSLRHWGETYDGEEADSAEEGNESPDSGRTTTRRRRYVRRRLNEPENNE; encoded by the coding sequence ATGCCTAAAGATCGACGAGAACGTTCTTTGTCCATGGATAGGTCAACGCTATCCCCTTTCCCTTGCAGCTCTGGTTGTCCTAAACATTTCTTGCCAATAAACCCCCTAGAAGATGAGAAGAATATGAAAGAATGGGAAGAAGCTCGATGTCCAGTTTGTATGGAACATCCACACAATGCTATTTTACTTATCTGTTCGTCACATGACAAAGGATGCCGACCTTTTATGTGTGACACAAGCTACCGCCACTCAAATTGCTTTGACCAGTTTCGGAAGTCATTCAATGATTCTTCAGCAGGGGTACTGAGAGATCGCGATGTACAGGACTTGACATCTCCATTGCTGTCTGCCCCACCTTTATCAGAAGGTGCTATGCCCGAGTTGGAAGGGGAGAGATATTTAGATGGATCATTGTCCATGCTCGCAGAGCCTTCCGATAAGCCAGTAAAGCCAGAACTGCTCTGCCCTCTTTGCCGAGGCCAAATAAATGGTTGGACAGTTGTTGATTCGGCTCGTTATTTCATGAATGCGAAAGCAAGAAGTTGTGCTTGTGAGACGTGCGATTTCAGTGGTACATACAAAGATCTCCGAAAGCATGCAAGAGCTGTACATCCCCTTGTAAGGCCAACGGATGCTGATCCCGAGAGGCAAGATAACTGGAGGAGATTAGAACGGCAGAGGGATTTGGGAGATTTACTTAGTACTCTTCAATCTTCAATAGGAGAAGAGAGGAGCAGTGAAAGCACACTAACTGTTGACGAGGGTGGTTGGCTGACTGTGTTTTTCCTTGTTCGATTTATTCGTCCAGGAAACTCCTCTACAAGATCAAGCACCTCAAGAGCTCGTGCTCAAGTGGCCGTGCGAAGATCACTGAGACATTGGGGTGAGACATATGATGGGGAAGAAGCTGATTCAGCCGAGGAGGGTAATGAATCTCCTGATAGTGGTCGAACTACCACTCGTAGGAGGCGCTATGTCAGAAGACGCTTAAATGAGCCCGAGAACAACGAGTGA